The following coding sequences lie in one Rutidosis leptorrhynchoides isolate AG116_Rl617_1_P2 chromosome 4, CSIRO_AGI_Rlap_v1, whole genome shotgun sequence genomic window:
- the LOC139839778 gene encoding uncharacterized protein: MNLFNLKTTPKRGLGLGFYALFIIVSISILFIFSVYRSSSISISSSPPLTQFELKNTDLNKNPKFTFTIKVLTYDRLPSLTRCLRSLAAAHYDDEKVNIHVYIDHFKVVDQKDEYLDQKLNEYKEILDFVDGFEWKFGEKMVHYRTGNVGLQAQWLEAWWPVSDDEFAFVVEDDIELSPLYYRFLKGLIENYYYNASNYSPWIYGASLQRPRFVPGKHGNKIQLDKDRQVFLYQLVGTWGQLLFPRPWKEFRLWYDTHKTKGVKPILDGMVTTGWYLKMGDRIWTPWFIKFIHARGYFNIYTNFKHESALSVSHRDAGVNYGKTAGPDSNLIQETFPFKLEPLTNLKWYNFCFKEIVPDRVVKSVSELKPVLESIQKANTLVIVNLFQTSEMFIQNLVCHFERLDIRNYIFVGPESDFLFDLSRRGHPVINVDKFFDSIKEHKSTKFGKEIIVNAYVIKKALEMNYDTLVFDYNVLPVNADLFLNSVKRDSSVDFYVEKQLGFLFARSSGSKIWTDHFVNEMALMVDHKTNKDESSFVSFAVKLLETKGVKLHRIDEGGFGIKIDEGNDNVTSLKNNTRFTFWSSDTRSDLVQTRLESLGSWIIDAESHCRAVICHPS, encoded by the exons ATGAATTTATTTAATCTCAAAACGACACCAAAAAGagggctagggttagggttttacgCTTTATTCATCATTGTATCTATATCAATTCTATTCATATTCTCTGTCTACCGTTCTTCTTCAATTTCTATCTCATCATCACCTCCGTTAACTCAATTTGAGCTCAAAAACACAGATTTGAACAAAAACCCTAAATTTACCTTCACAATCAAAGTCCTGACCTATGATCGCCTGCCGTCACTCACGCGGTGCTTACGATCACTTGCTGCAGCTCATTATGATGATGAAAAGGTGAATATTCATGTGTACATTGATCATTTTAAGGTTGTGGATCAAAAGGATGAGTATCTGGATCAGAAACTGAATGAATATAAGGAAATACTTGATTTTGTTGATGGATTTGAGTGGAAGTTTGGGGAAAAGATGGTGCATTATCGGACCGGGAATGTTGGATTGCAGGCACAGTGGTTGGAAGCTTGGTGGCCGGTTTCTGATGATGAGTTTGCGTTTGTGGTTGAAGATGATATCGAATTGTCACCGTTGTATTATAGGTTTCTTAAGGGTTTAAttgagaattattattataatgctTCGAATTATAGTCCCTGGATATACGGAGCTTCTTTGCAACGGCCAAGGTTCGTACCAG GTAAGCATGGGAACAAAATACAGTTAGACAAAGATAGACAAGTTTTCTTGTATCAGTTAGTTGGTACTTGGGGTCAACTTCTATTTCCGAGACCCTGGAAGGAGTTTCGTTTATGGTACGACACACATAAAACCAAAGGCGTGAAACCCATTCTTGATGGCATG GTCACAACTGGATGGTACCTAAAAATGGGGGACAGGATATGGACTCCTTGGTTTATTAAGTTTATTCACGCCCGAGGCTATTTCAACATATACACGAACTTCAAACACGAGTCAGCACTCAGTGTATCTCATAGAGATGCGGGTGTTAACTATGGAAAAACAGCGGGACCCGATTCGAATCTGATACAAGAAACTTTTCCTTTCAAATTAGAGCCGTTAACAAATCTCAAGTGGTATAATTTCTGTTTTAAAGAAATTGTTCCTGATAGAGTTGTGAAGAGTGTCTCTGAACTCAAGCCCGTTCTTGAATCGATTCAAAAGGCGAATACTTTAGTGATTGTGAACTTATTTCAAACATCAGAGATGTTTATACAAAACTTGGTGTGTCACTTTGAAAGGCTTGATATTCGTAACTACATCTTTGTCGGTCCCGAATCTGATTTTTTGTTTGATCTTTCAAGACGTGGGCACCCGGTTATTAATGTAGATAAGTTTTTCGACAGCATTAAGGAACACAAATCGACTAAATTTGGAAAGGAGATTATAGTGAATGCGTATGTTATTAAGAAGGCTTTGGAAATGAATTATGACACGTTGGTGTTTGATTATAACGTGCTTCCCGTTAATGCTGATTTATTTCTTAACTCGGTCAAACGTGATTCAAGTGTTGACTTTTATGTTGAGAAGCAACTCGGGTTTCTCTTTGCTAGGAGTTCAGGATCTAAAATTTGGACTGATCATTTCGTGAACGAGATGGCACTAATGGTGGACCACAAAACGAACAAAGATGAGAGTAGTTTTGTATCTTTCGCAGTAAAGTTACTCGAGACAAAAGGTGTTAAGTTACATAGGATTGATGAGGGTGGATTTGGTATAAAAATTGATGAAGGTAACGATAATGTAACGTCGTTAAAGAACAACACCAGGTTTACGTTTTGGTCTTCGGATACGCGTTCTGATCTAGTTCAAACTAGACTTGAAAGTTTAGGGTCGTGGATTATAGATGCTGAATCCCATTGTAGGGCTGTTATATGTCACCCATCATAG
- the LOC139839777 gene encoding putative pentatricopeptide repeat-containing protein At1g69350, mitochondrial: MSIIFRRTSIFSGKPKLFQVHQSFSTTPHQYDHTNAILPLCNSTISLHQTKQSHAIAITTGYLPTSITISAALILQYATFQNPSSSHILFHQSLPYSNSSFLYNTVIRAYSIAGVYNGFQVYNLMMRNGVKPDDHTYPFVLKVCTDYNEVPKGKEVHGAVWKSGFGSDVFVGNTLLRFYGECCGVGDAEKVFDKMSKRDVVSWNTLISVCSVVGCNNKAIELFKEMRFGSRSGCFEVEPNVVTIVSLLPVCAAIEDCVMTNEVHGYAVKMGFGSYVTINNAFIDAYGKCGDLKSCKQGFDEMVERNDVSWNAMITSFSHMDRQQDGMDFFRSMVEKNVVPNSVAVSSMLPILVELECLQWGIELHGFSIRIGMDSDIFVANSLLDMYAKFGYSAKASNVFKNIESKNIVSWNALVANYAQNGFETLALHVVREMQDYGQVPGAVTLTNVLPACARIGIVTHGKQVHARSIRMGYACQLFISNALIDMYAKCGHLDLARKVFDISCKDRISYNTLISAYSHTNTSFESLVLFCELLSKGLKPDTISFASALSACANMAEIKNGKEIHGVCVRTLFHNHLIVSNSVMDLYTKCGRIDLAQKVFDRIPNKDVASWNTMIMGYGMRGELDTAISLFEVMKNDHHVKCDSITYIAVLSVCSHGGMVDLGRKYFTEMKEDNVEPTQTHYACMVDLLGRAGLMDEAVEMINGSETELDANAWGSLLGACRIHGNIELGQWASQHLFKLKPGHSGYYTLLSNMYAEAGRWNEADNIRGLMKLRGVKKNPGFSSL, translated from the coding sequence ATGTCCATCATATTCCGGCGAACCTCCATATTTTCCGGCAAACCTAAACTATTTCAAGTACACCAATCATTCTCCACAACCCCACACCAATACGATCATACCAACGCAATCCTCCCACTATGCAATTCCACAATATCACTCCACCAAACCAAACAATCACACGCCATTGCAATCACCACCGGCTACCTCCCAACCAGCATCACCATCTCCGCCGCTTTAATCCTTCAATACGCCACCTTTCAAAACCCATCATCATCTCACATTCTATTTCACCAATCACTCCCTTACTCGAATTCTTCTTTCTTATACAACACCGTGATTCGAGCTTACAGTATTGCTGGAGTTTACAATGGCTTTCAAGTTTATAACTTGATGATGAGAAATGGTGTTAAACCTGATGATCATACTTACCCATTTGTGTTGAAGGTATGTACGGACTATAATGAGGTGCCGAAGGGGAAAGAGGTTCATGGGGCGGTTTGGAAGTCGGGTTTTGGGTCGGATGTGTTCGTTGGGAATACATTGTTGAGGTTTTATGGTGAATGTTGTGGTGTTGGTGATGCGGagaaggtgtttgataaaatgtctaAGAGAGATGTTGTGTCGTGGAACACGCTTATCTCAGTGTGTTCGGTCGTGGGTTGTAACAATAAGGCTATTGAGTTGTTTAAGGAGATGAGATTTGGGTCGAGATCGGGGTGTTTTGAGGTTGAGCCGAATGTGGTTACGATTGTGAGTTTGTTGCCTGTTTGTGCGGCGATTGAGGATTGTGTGATGACGAATGAGGTGCATGGTTATGCTGTGAAGATGGGATTTGGTAGTTATGTAACGATAAACAATGCTTTTATCGATGCGTATGGTAAATGTGGTGATTTGAAGTCTTGTAAACAGGGTTTTGATGAAATGGTTGAGAGGAACGATGTTTCTTGGAACGCTATGATCACAAGTTTTTCTCACATGGATCGTCAACAAGATGGTATGGATTTCTTCAGGTCGATGGTCGAGAAAAATGTCGTACCAAACTCTGTTGCAGTTTCTAGTATGCTCCCAATTTTAGTTGAACTAGAATGTCTTCAATGGGGAATAGAGCTTCATGGATTTAGTATTAGAATAGGTATGGATTCGGATATCTTTGTAGCCAATTCTTTGCTAGATATGTATGCTAAATTCGGATATTCAGCCAAGGCATCGAATGTATTCAAAAATATTGAGTCGAAAAATATAGTATCTTGGAATGCACTAGTGGCTAACTATGCTCAAAACGGCTTTGAGACGTTAGCTTTACATGTGGTACGAGAAATGCAAGATTATGGTCAAGTCCCGGGAGCTGTGACCTTAACGAACGTTCTTCCAGCTTGTGCACGAATTGGGATTGTAACGCACGGTAAACAAGTACACGCAAGATCTATTCGAATGGGTTACGCTTGTCAACTATTCATCTCGAACGCACTCATAGACATGTATGCGAAATGCGGTCATCTAGATCTTGCAAGAAAAGTTTTTGACATATCTTGTAAAGATAGAATTTCATATAACACACTAATCTCTGCGTATTCTCATACAAACACTTCATTCGAGTCTCTGGTTTTGTTTTGTGAATTGTTGTCAAAAGGGCTAAAGCCCGATACTATATCGTTTGCTAGTGCACTTTCTGCTTGTGCTAATATGGCAGAAATCAAGAACGGTAAGGAGATTCACGGGGTTTGTGTAAGGACCTTGTTTCATAACCATCTTATTGTTTCAAACTCGGTTATGGATCTTTACACCAAATGTGGACGCATTGATCTTGCTCAAAAAGTATTTGATCGGATACCTAATAAGGATGTGGCTTCATGGAACACGATGATTATGGGGTATGGAATGCGTGGTGAACTCGACACAGCAATTAGTCTATTTGAAGTAATGAAAAATGATCATCATGTGAAATGTGATTCGATCACTTACATTGCAGTTTTATCTGTTTGTAGCCATGGGGGAATGGTTGATTTAGGAAGAAAGTATTTTACAGAAATGAAAGAAGATAATGTTGAACCAACACAAACACACTATGCGTGTATGGTTGATCTTTTGGGCCGGGCTGGGCTCATGGATGAGGCTGTAGAGATGATAAATGGGTCAGAAACTGAACTTGATGCTAATGCATGGGGTTCTTTGCTTGGAGCTTGTAGAATTCATGGAAATATTGAGTTGGGACAATGGGCAAGTCAACATCTTTTCAAGCTAAAACCGGGTCATTCGGGTTACTACACATTGCTTTCGAATATGTATGCAGAAGCTGGGAGATGGAACGAAGCTGATAACATTAGAGGATTGATGAAGCTAAGGGGAGTTAAAAAGAACCCTGGTTTTAGTAGCTTATAA